In Streptomyces sp. RFCAC02, the following proteins share a genomic window:
- a CDS encoding MFS transporter produces the protein MTADMSKLPTGFGRLWTAQTVSSLGDGVSHAALPLIALTLTRDPMALAVVTAAGTLPWLLFGVLGGALVDRWDRRRTMWVADAARAVLLVIPAAAAALDVLSIPLLAAVAFLLGLGGLFFDTAATAYLPDLLRRDPALLERANSRLRGAQTAMSGFAGPPAGSALLALGRAVPLLTDAVSFLFSALLVRTLPAVPRPVPEVRESLLRQARVGASYVFRDRLLLGLALRPAVGNVAFLAVETVLALFAHDHLGIGTQGFGLLLTAEAAGGLLGAGIASRLGRRLGTGAALTCTAAVEGLAVLGLAGAPNPYAAGLALAVCGAGMGATMVLAPSLRQAIVPAHLMGRVASTSRMLAMCAAPVGAFVGGWLATAYDIRTPLYAAAGLLLTMTAVTASMTSNRRVEAALRAAAPDRAVTEEPALASAPDPV, from the coding sequence GTGACCGCGGACATGAGCAAGCTGCCCACAGGGTTCGGACGCCTGTGGACCGCCCAGACGGTGTCCTCGCTCGGCGACGGGGTGTCGCACGCCGCGCTGCCCCTGATCGCGCTGACGCTGACACGGGATCCGATGGCGCTCGCCGTCGTCACCGCCGCCGGAACGCTGCCGTGGCTGCTCTTCGGCGTGCTCGGCGGCGCGCTGGTGGATCGCTGGGACCGTCGGCGCACCATGTGGGTCGCGGACGCGGCGCGCGCGGTGCTGCTCGTGATACCGGCGGCAGCGGCCGCGCTCGACGTGCTGAGCATTCCGCTGCTCGCGGCCGTCGCCTTCCTGCTCGGCCTCGGCGGGCTGTTCTTCGACACGGCCGCCACGGCCTACCTGCCGGACCTGCTCCGCCGCGACCCCGCGCTCCTGGAGCGCGCCAACTCCCGCCTGCGCGGCGCCCAGACCGCCATGTCCGGATTCGCCGGGCCACCGGCGGGCAGCGCGCTGCTCGCGCTCGGGCGGGCGGTTCCACTGCTCACCGACGCGGTGTCGTTCCTGTTCTCCGCGCTGCTCGTCCGTACGCTGCCCGCCGTGCCCCGGCCCGTGCCCGAGGTCCGCGAGTCGCTGCTCCGGCAGGCGCGGGTCGGAGCCTCGTACGTCTTCCGTGACCGTCTGCTGCTCGGCCTCGCGCTCCGCCCGGCGGTCGGGAACGTCGCCTTCCTCGCCGTGGAGACCGTCCTCGCCCTCTTCGCGCACGACCACCTGGGCATCGGCACGCAGGGCTTCGGCCTGCTCCTCACGGCGGAGGCCGCCGGCGGCCTGCTCGGCGCGGGCATCGCCTCCCGCCTCGGCCGGCGGCTCGGCACGGGCGCGGCGCTGACCTGCACGGCCGCGGTCGAGGGGCTTGCCGTCCTGGGCCTGGCCGGCGCCCCGAACCCGTACGCCGCCGGGCTGGCGCTCGCCGTCTGCGGGGCCGGCATGGGCGCCACGATGGTGCTCGCGCCCTCCCTGCGGCAGGCGATCGTCCCCGCCCACCTGATGGGCCGGGTCGCCTCCACCTCCCGCATGCTGGCCATGTGCGCCGCCCCCGTCGGAGCCTTCGTCGGCGGCTGGCTGGCCACCGCCTACGACATCCGCACCCCGCTCTACGCCGCCGCCGGTCTCCTTCTCACCATGACGGCCGTCACGGCGTCCATGACCAGCAACCGCCGGGTCGAGGCGGCGCTGCGTGCCGCCGCCCCGGACCGGGCGGTGACCGAGGAGCCCGCCCTGGCGAGCGCGCCCGACCCGGTGTGA